A region from the Panicum hallii strain FIL2 chromosome 1, PHallii_v3.1, whole genome shotgun sequence genome encodes:
- the LOC112894729 gene encoding protein MKS1-like, producing MDASSGDRSSPRSRQLQGPRPPRLAVSKDSHKVRKPPVAPQRHHHLQQQQVVQQQQHQHQHQHQYQQQARQPVIIYDASPKVIHTKPGDFMALVQRLTGPGSTSQAQFDAAAAGAGPSSDAPPQPASAMEYEPREFLLSPTAALSPAARLAAIERSVRPLPPHAPVPPYYGGAAGDDFFLPASASADLDGFAAALGGAPAGFRPGILSPASLPPAASTGLFSPMPLDPSCLSWLSELSPFLPSAGTRAEQAPPFAPSPRSSLLLATPTMPSPATFSVLEFFSSNLPDL from the coding sequence ATGGACGCGTCGTCGGGCGACCGCTCGTCGCCGCGCAGCCGGCAGCTGCAgggcccgcgcccgccgcggctCGCCGTCAGCAAGGACTCGCACAAGGTCAGGAAGCCGCCCGTCGCGCCGCAGCGGCACCACcacctgcagcagcagcaggtcgtccagcagcagcagcaccagcaccagcaccagcaccagtaccagcagcaggcGCGGCAGCCGGTCATCATCTACGACGCCTCGCCCAAGGTCATCCACACCAAGCCGGGGGACTTCATGGCGCTCGTCCAGCGCCTCACCGGCCCGGGCTCCACCTCCCAGGCCCAattcgacgccgccgccgcgggcgcgggcccgtcctccgacgcgccgccgcagccggcgTCCGCGATGGAGTACGAGCCGCGGGAGTTCCTGCTCTCGCCCACAGCCGCGCTCTCCCCGGCCGCGCGGCTGGCCGCCATCGAGCGGTCCGTGCGCCCGCTCCCGCCGCACGCGCCCGTCCCGCCCTActacggcggcgcggccggcgacGACTTCTTCCTCCCCGCCTCGGCCTCCGCGGACCTGGACGGCTTCGCGGCGGCCCTcggcggcgcgccggcgggCTTCCGGCCCGGGATCCTCTCGCCCGCTTCTCTCCCTCCGGCGGCCTCGACGGGGCTCTTCTCGCCGATGCCGCTCGACCCGAGCTGCCTGTCGTGGCTGAGCGAGCTGAGCCCGTTCCTCCCCTCCGCCGGCACCCGCGCGGAGCAGGCGCCGCCGTTCGCGCCCAGCCCGCGCAGCAGCCTGCTGCTGGCCACGCCCACCATGCCGTCGCCGGCCACCTTCTCCGTGCTCGAGTTCTTCAGCAGCAACCTCCCGGACCTGTAA